From a single Alloactinosynnema sp. L-07 genomic region:
- a CDS encoding sulfate adenylyltransferase subunit 1: MSDLLRLATAGSVDDGKSTLVGRLLYDTKSVLADTLDAVHRASVDKGLSTPDLSLLVDGLRSEREQGITIDVAYRYFATPKRSFVLADTPGHVQYTRNTVTGASTAQLAVLLVDARKGVLEQTRRHAAVLALLGVPRLVLAVNKIDLVDYDESVFEVIAKEFTDHATALGYPIGSVLSIPVSALVGDNVVDRSAHTPWYVGPTLLEHLETVPVEPDPHDAAFRFPVQYVIRTNTDEHRDYRGYAGQIAAGTVAKGDEIVVLPAGLRTTVARIDTPDGELDEAEAGRSVTLVLTDEIDISRGDLIAAATESPAVTDEFAATLAWLSEKPLKPGARVLVKHGARTVQAFVGELSARFDEQKLTTVDSPDDLKLNEIGQVGLRTAEPLPVDDYAVNRRTGAFLVIDPADGSTLAAGLVGAGLRALETGESCTGGGEAAVSPGP; this comes from the coding sequence ATGAGCGATCTTCTTCGGCTCGCCACCGCTGGAAGCGTCGATGACGGGAAGTCGACGCTGGTCGGCCGCCTGCTCTACGACACCAAGTCCGTCCTCGCCGACACGCTCGACGCCGTGCACCGCGCGTCCGTCGACAAAGGACTGTCCACTCCGGACCTCTCGCTACTGGTCGACGGCCTGCGCAGCGAGCGGGAGCAGGGCATCACCATCGACGTGGCCTACCGCTACTTCGCCACGCCCAAGCGGTCCTTCGTGCTCGCCGACACCCCCGGCCACGTGCAGTACACCCGCAACACCGTGACCGGCGCGTCCACCGCGCAGCTCGCGGTGCTGCTGGTCGACGCGCGCAAGGGCGTGCTGGAGCAGACCCGCCGCCACGCCGCCGTGCTCGCCCTGCTGGGCGTGCCGCGGCTGGTGCTCGCGGTCAACAAGATCGACCTGGTGGACTACGACGAGAGCGTCTTCGAGGTCATCGCCAAGGAGTTCACCGACCACGCCACCGCTCTGGGCTACCCGATCGGCTCGGTGCTGTCGATCCCGGTCTCGGCCCTGGTCGGCGACAACGTGGTCGACCGCTCCGCGCACACCCCCTGGTACGTCGGCCCGACGCTGCTGGAGCACCTGGAGACAGTGCCGGTCGAGCCCGACCCGCACGACGCCGCGTTCCGCTTCCCGGTCCAGTACGTCATCCGCACCAACACCGACGAGCACCGCGACTACCGCGGTTACGCGGGCCAGATCGCGGCGGGCACGGTAGCCAAGGGCGACGAGATCGTGGTGCTGCCCGCGGGCCTGCGCACGACCGTCGCGCGGATCGACACCCCGGACGGCGAGCTCGACGAGGCGGAGGCGGGCCGGTCGGTCACCCTCGTGCTGACCGACGAGATCGACATCTCCCGCGGCGACCTCATCGCCGCGGCCACCGAGTCCCCCGCGGTGACCGACGAGTTCGCCGCGACACTGGCGTGGCTGTCGGAGAAGCCACTCAAGCCGGGCGCGCGCGTGCTGGTCAAGCACGGCGCCCGGACCGTCCAGGCGTTCGTCGGCGAGCTGTCGGCTCGCTTCGACGAGCAGAAGCTGACCACTGTGGACAGCCCGGACGACCTGAAGCTCAACGAGATCGGGCAGGTCGGCCTCCGCACCGCGGAGCCGCTCCCGGTCGACGACTACGCCGTCAACCGGCGCACCGGGGCGTTCCTGGTGATCGACCCGGCGGACGGCTCCACGTTGGCAGCGGGCCTGGTCGGGGCGGGCCTGCGGGCATTGGAGACCGGCGAGAGCTGTACCGGCGGCGGAGAGGCCGCCGTCTCGCCCGGTCCGTAA
- a CDS encoding putative leader peptide produces MSATEVFLVARRHVDFRRVSSAMCRQDI; encoded by the coding sequence ATGTCAGCGACCGAAGTCTTCCTCGTGGCCCGCCGCCACGTCGACTTCCGTCGCGTCTCCAGCGCGATGTGCCGTCAGGACATCTGA
- a CDS encoding P-loop ATPase, Sll1717 family, with protein sequence MDHYTDLVDPTRLREVLTPNQPFGPGYTEAIDHFGHELAQQLFDRSNVIYAQADAHPTYIIGRKGSGKTAFLVCSLFGDAPGHEILKTENVYLEMLRVLHAHDRRHGRPFVDQVSDIWTAAFDQVAIFHTWRTASPTDAHRELQTITDFLHRDGTRPTDSTHAVEHFLRDLTRRINDDTAFGLDEVIAGVSAGGVTFEQARTAMRALLAQRAQPVIIVMDNLEDLQLRLHELTEVLAGLFRCAGRVVARHASSQPYGLQICLPSELYDKIHDLAAAPEKDLQGNHLKIFWTAPELLHLAGSRLDLFLRLNHPEEWKELRAKAGDVDGPDRNIALLRAALPKRIYGHLQIEEDPLAYLLRHTQLLPRHLIEILNRVFRRTDDGSRPWAVTPHAISTGTRSAERMLVSGILSAYKASYPEAADALRRLAGKLDLCFPVRTLHKIYNQQGIRNLTRLDFDEFVSMLFALGVLGVRFDQTGRYNKTYFQYTFDHGLNCEEDRDYLCIHPLFTRHLLEQSMSRLRREKAHATYPYGCELRGEDYRRAFGYITN encoded by the coding sequence GTGGACCACTACACCGACCTGGTCGACCCGACCAGACTGCGCGAAGTCCTCACGCCGAACCAGCCGTTCGGCCCCGGCTACACCGAGGCCATCGATCACTTCGGGCACGAACTCGCCCAGCAGCTGTTCGACCGGTCCAATGTCATCTACGCCCAGGCCGACGCGCATCCGACCTACATCATCGGCCGCAAGGGCTCCGGAAAGACCGCGTTCCTCGTCTGCTCGCTGTTCGGCGACGCGCCAGGCCACGAGATCCTCAAGACCGAGAACGTCTACCTCGAGATGCTCCGGGTCCTGCACGCCCACGACCGCAGACACGGCAGGCCGTTCGTCGACCAGGTGTCCGACATCTGGACCGCGGCGTTCGACCAGGTCGCGATCTTCCACACGTGGCGGACGGCGTCGCCGACGGACGCGCACCGCGAACTGCAGACCATCACCGACTTCCTGCACCGTGACGGCACCAGACCGACCGACTCGACGCACGCGGTCGAACACTTCCTGCGCGACCTGACCCGGCGGATCAACGACGACACCGCGTTCGGACTCGACGAGGTCATCGCGGGTGTCAGCGCGGGCGGGGTCACCTTCGAGCAGGCCCGCACGGCGATGCGGGCCCTGCTGGCCCAGCGCGCCCAGCCGGTGATCATCGTGATGGACAACCTGGAGGACCTGCAACTGCGGCTGCACGAACTGACCGAGGTGCTGGCGGGCCTGTTCCGGTGCGCGGGCCGGGTGGTCGCCCGGCACGCGTCGAGTCAGCCCTACGGGCTGCAGATCTGTCTGCCGTCCGAGCTCTACGACAAGATCCACGATCTGGCCGCGGCTCCGGAGAAGGACCTGCAAGGCAACCATCTCAAGATCTTCTGGACCGCGCCGGAGCTGCTGCACCTGGCGGGGTCCAGGCTGGATCTGTTCCTGCGGCTCAACCACCCGGAGGAGTGGAAGGAACTGCGCGCGAAAGCGGGCGACGTCGACGGGCCGGACCGCAACATCGCGCTGCTGCGGGCGGCGCTGCCCAAGCGCATCTACGGCCACCTGCAGATCGAGGAAGACCCGCTGGCCTATCTGCTGCGGCACACCCAACTGCTGCCCCGGCACCTGATCGAGATCCTCAACCGGGTGTTCCGCCGGACCGACGACGGTTCGCGGCCGTGGGCGGTGACGCCCCACGCGATCAGCACCGGCACCAGGAGCGCCGAGCGGATGCTGGTCAGCGGCATCCTGAGCGCCTACAAGGCCTCCTATCCCGAGGCGGCGGACGCGCTGCGCAGGCTGGCGGGCAAGCTCGACCTCTGTTTCCCGGTCCGGACCCTGCACAAGATCTACAACCAGCAGGGGATCCGCAACCTCACCCGACTGGACTTCGACGAGTTCGTGTCGATGCTGTTCGCGCTCGGGGTGCTCGGCGTCCGGTTCGACCAGACCGGCCGCTACAACAAGACCTACTTCCAGTACACCTTCGATCACGGGCTCAACTGCGAGGAAGACCGCGACTACCTGTGCATCCACCCGCTCTTCACCCGGCACCTGCTGGAGCAGTCGATGTCGCGGCTGCGCCGTGAGAAGGCGCACGCGACCTACCCCTACGGGTGCGAGCTGAGGGGCGAGGACTACCGCCGGGCGTTCGGCTACATCACGAATTGA
- a CDS encoding nitrite/sulfite reductase gives MSPTTPQKTAPARTPVRRGEGQWALGYREPLNPNERSKKDDNPLHVRERIENIYAKGGFDSIDPGDLRGRFRWYGLYTQRKPGIDGGRTATLEPEELDDEYFMLRIRIDGGAVTTQQLQVIGEVSQTYARDTADITDRQNIQYHWIRVEDMPTIWAKLEGAGLTTMEACGDSPRVVLGSPVAGIAEDEVIDGTPAIEEIKRRFIGDKAFSNLPRKFKSAVSGLPDVAHEIHDVAFVGVNHPEHGPGFDVWVGGGLSTNPMIAQRLGAWVPLEEVADVYGAVISVFRDYGYRRLRHRARIKFLVKDWGAAKFREVMEEKYLGRKLIDGPAPEVPAVPRDHIGVHRQKDGKFYVGAAPIAGRVSGSVLVEVAKAVERAGSNRVTFTPQQKLVVLDVPESEVSALQLELSKLGLQTEPSVWRRGVMACTGIEFCKLAIVETKARALDLVTKLEANLVDITDGITAPISVHINGCSNSCARIQTADIGVKGQIVTDADGNQVEGFQVHLGGGLGLDAGFGRKLRGHKVTAVELPEYVERVVRNFVAKRQSDERFAQWVTRADEADLR, from the coding sequence GTGTCTCCCACCACACCTCAGAAGACCGCCCCGGCCCGCACTCCGGTCCGCCGGGGTGAGGGCCAGTGGGCGCTCGGCTACCGAGAACCGCTGAATCCCAACGAGCGGTCCAAGAAGGACGACAACCCGCTGCACGTGCGGGAGCGCATCGAGAACATCTACGCCAAGGGCGGCTTCGACAGCATCGACCCGGGCGACCTGCGGGGACGTTTCCGCTGGTACGGGCTCTACACCCAGCGCAAGCCAGGGATCGACGGCGGCCGGACCGCGACCCTGGAGCCAGAAGAGCTCGACGACGAGTACTTCATGCTCCGCATCCGCATCGACGGCGGCGCGGTGACCACCCAGCAGTTGCAGGTCATCGGCGAGGTGTCGCAGACCTACGCGCGCGACACCGCCGACATCACCGACCGGCAGAACATCCAGTACCACTGGATCCGGGTCGAGGACATGCCCACCATCTGGGCCAAGCTCGAAGGCGCGGGCCTGACCACGATGGAGGCCTGCGGCGACAGCCCGCGCGTCGTCCTCGGTTCGCCGGTGGCGGGCATCGCCGAGGACGAGGTGATCGACGGCACCCCGGCCATCGAGGAGATCAAGCGCCGCTTCATCGGCGACAAGGCGTTCTCGAACCTGCCGCGCAAGTTCAAGTCCGCGGTCTCCGGCCTGCCGGACGTGGCCCACGAGATCCACGATGTCGCGTTCGTCGGCGTCAACCACCCCGAGCACGGCCCCGGCTTCGACGTCTGGGTCGGCGGCGGCCTGTCGACCAACCCGATGATCGCCCAGCGTCTCGGCGCCTGGGTGCCGCTGGAGGAGGTCGCCGACGTCTACGGCGCGGTGATCAGCGTCTTCCGCGACTACGGCTACCGCCGCCTGCGCCACCGCGCGCGCATCAAGTTCCTGGTCAAGGACTGGGGTGCGGCCAAGTTCCGCGAGGTCATGGAGGAGAAGTACCTGGGGCGCAAGCTGATCGACGGCCCGGCGCCCGAGGTCCCGGCGGTCCCGCGTGACCACATCGGCGTGCACAGGCAGAAGGACGGCAAGTTCTACGTCGGCGCCGCTCCCATCGCGGGCCGGGTGTCCGGCTCGGTGCTGGTCGAGGTGGCCAAGGCGGTGGAGCGCGCGGGGTCGAACCGGGTGACCTTCACCCCGCAGCAGAAGCTCGTGGTGCTCGACGTGCCCGAGTCCGAGGTCTCCGCCCTGCAACTCGAACTGTCGAAGCTGGGCCTGCAGACCGAGCCGTCGGTGTGGCGGCGCGGCGTGATGGCGTGCACCGGCATCGAGTTCTGCAAGCTGGCGATCGTCGAGACCAAGGCGCGCGCGCTGGATCTGGTCACCAAGCTCGAAGCCAACCTGGTCGACATCACCGACGGGATCACCGCGCCGATCTCGGTGCACATCAACGGCTGCTCGAACTCCTGCGCGCGCATCCAGACCGCCGACATCGGGGTCAAGGGCCAGATCGTCACCGACGCCGACGGCAACCAGGTCGAGGGCTTCCAGGTGCACCTCGGCGGCGGCCTCGGCCTCGACGCGGGCTTCGGCCGCAAGCTGCGTGGCCACAAGGTCACCGCCGTCGAGCTGCCCGAGTACGTCGAGCGGGTCGTGCGCAACTTCGTGGCCAAGCGTCAGTCTGACGAGCGGTTCGCCCAGTGGGTCACCCGCGCGGACGAGGCGGACCTGCGATGA
- a CDS encoding ABC transporter substrate-binding protein, which produces MKTRLSRPRLVLQAGAVAISLLAVGCSRAETPADSAPAGQSTDKGPAAELRLGYFPNVTHASALIGLEKGLYAKELGSTKLVPTKFNDGPTEVSAFLGGSLDAGFIGSGPAINAFAKSNGEAVRLVAGGTSGGAQLVVAADINTPEDLAGKVVVTPALGNTQDVSLKKWLVEKGLKDKVQVTNRENGQTLDAFKKGEVQAAWLPEPWASRLVLDAGAKVLLDEKELWRDGKFPTTVLLVRTQFLKDHPKTVEALLRGLLASNDYAKANAADAKAAVNKQLEALTGKGLGAKVIDRAFAAITLDPDPLASTFPQLSKDAVTAGIAQKETDLSGFVDLTALNAVLKAAGKPEANAAGLDKK; this is translated from the coding sequence GTGAAGACCCGCTTGTCCCGACCGCGCTTGGTCCTGCAAGCCGGAGCAGTCGCGATCTCGCTCCTCGCCGTCGGCTGCTCCCGCGCCGAGACCCCCGCCGACTCCGCTCCGGCGGGCCAGAGCACCGACAAGGGCCCCGCGGCCGAGCTGCGGCTGGGCTACTTCCCCAACGTCACGCACGCCTCGGCGCTGATCGGCTTGGAGAAGGGCCTCTACGCCAAGGAACTGGGCAGCACCAAGCTCGTCCCGACCAAGTTCAACGACGGCCCCACCGAGGTCAGCGCGTTCCTCGGCGGCTCGCTCGACGCGGGCTTCATCGGCTCCGGGCCTGCGATCAACGCCTTCGCCAAGTCCAACGGCGAAGCCGTGCGCCTGGTCGCGGGCGGCACGTCCGGCGGCGCCCAGCTCGTGGTGGCCGCGGACATCAACACGCCGGAGGACCTGGCGGGCAAGGTCGTCGTCACCCCGGCGCTGGGCAACACCCAGGACGTCTCGCTGAAGAAGTGGCTGGTCGAGAAGGGCCTCAAGGACAAGGTCCAGGTCACCAACCGGGAGAACGGGCAGACGCTCGACGCGTTCAAGAAGGGCGAGGTGCAGGCGGCGTGGCTGCCCGAGCCGTGGGCCTCGCGCCTAGTGCTCGACGCGGGCGCCAAGGTCCTGCTCGACGAGAAGGAACTGTGGCGCGACGGCAAGTTCCCGACCACCGTGCTGCTGGTCCGCACGCAGTTCCTCAAGGACCACCCGAAGACGGTCGAGGCACTGCTGCGCGGCCTGCTCGCCTCGAACGACTACGCCAAGGCCAATGCGGCCGACGCCAAGGCCGCGGTGAACAAGCAGCTGGAGGCGCTGACCGGCAAGGGCCTGGGCGCCAAGGTGATCGACCGCGCGTTCGCCGCGATCACGCTGGACCCGGACCCGCTGGCGAGCACCTTCCCGCAGCTGTCCAAGGACGCCGTCACCGCGGGCATCGCGCAGAAGGAGACCGACCTGTCCGGCTTCGTCGACCTGACCGCGCTCAACGCGGTGCTCAAGGCCGCGGGCAAGCCGGAGGCCAACGCAGCAGGCCTGGACAAGAAGTAG
- a CDS encoding ABC transporter ATP-binding protein, whose product MTATLETPAPTATDDVVRLTSVRKSFGHGARAVTALDGIDLTVAPGEFVCLLGASGCGKTTVLNLVAGLDKPTSGDIQLSTTRPAVMFQEAALMPWLTAARNVELPLRLAGVGRADRRAKTADLLELVRLGGVGDKRPHELSGGMRQRVALARALASAIAGDGGEASSLLLMDEPFSALDAITRDVLQGELLRVWEATGAAVVFVTHDVREAVRLGQRVVLLSSKPGRVVQEWNVDGLSAAAEAEAVTKINAKLREVISSHAAA is encoded by the coding sequence ATGACCGCGACGCTCGAGACCCCCGCGCCCACCGCCACCGACGATGTGGTGCGGCTGACCAGTGTCCGCAAGTCCTTCGGTCACGGCGCGCGCGCCGTGACCGCGCTCGACGGGATCGACCTGACCGTCGCCCCCGGCGAGTTCGTCTGCCTCCTCGGTGCGTCCGGCTGCGGCAAGACCACCGTGCTCAACCTGGTGGCGGGCCTGGACAAGCCGACCTCCGGCGACATCCAGCTCTCCACCACCCGGCCCGCGGTGATGTTCCAGGAGGCCGCGCTCATGCCGTGGCTGACCGCCGCGCGCAACGTCGAGCTGCCGCTGCGGCTGGCCGGGGTCGGCCGGGCCGACCGCCGAGCCAAGACCGCTGACCTGCTCGAACTGGTCCGCCTCGGCGGCGTCGGCGACAAGCGCCCGCACGAGCTGTCCGGCGGCATGCGCCAGCGCGTCGCCCTGGCGCGCGCGCTGGCCTCGGCCATCGCGGGCGACGGCGGCGAGGCATCGTCGCTGCTGCTCATGGACGAACCGTTCTCCGCGCTCGACGCGATCACCCGCGACGTGCTGCAGGGCGAGCTGCTGCGGGTGTGGGAGGCCACCGGTGCCGCGGTCGTCTTCGTCACCCACGACGTGCGCGAGGCCGTGCGCCTGGGCCAGCGCGTCGTGCTGCTGTCGTCCAAGCCGGGCCGCGTCGTGCAGGAGTGGAACGTCGACGGTCTCTCCGCGGCCGCAGAGGCCGAGGCCGTCACCAAGATCAACGCCAAGCTCCGCGAGGTGATCAGCAGCCATGCCGCAGCATGA
- a CDS encoding sirohydrochlorin chelatase, whose translation MTPLVAVAHGSRDPRSAATVAELLDVVRARRPDLDVRGAFLDLSVPLLTDVLATLHAEGHRDVVVAPLLLGRAFHARVDLPALIAETEARLPLLSVTVTDVLGPDARLEAAALRRLTEIDVVPGDPDLGVVLAATGSSHAPANARVHEVAERWSRVMGWSGVRAAFASATDPDVSSAIAALRARGAKRVAVASWFLAPGLLPDRVIAQAGPTVRVAAPLGAAVEVADLVLDRYDSVERAQVRSA comes from the coding sequence GTGACGCCGCTTGTCGCTGTCGCCCACGGCAGCCGCGACCCGCGCTCGGCCGCCACGGTGGCCGAGCTGCTCGACGTGGTCCGTGCCCGACGCCCCGACCTGGACGTGCGCGGCGCGTTCCTCGACCTGTCGGTACCGCTGCTGACCGACGTACTGGCGACGTTGCACGCCGAGGGCCACCGCGACGTCGTGGTCGCTCCCCTGCTGCTGGGCCGGGCGTTCCACGCGCGCGTGGACCTTCCCGCCCTGATCGCCGAGACCGAGGCGCGGCTGCCGCTGCTCTCGGTGACCGTGACCGACGTGCTCGGCCCGGACGCGCGGTTGGAAGCCGCAGCCCTGCGCAGGCTCACCGAGATCGACGTGGTCCCCGGGGACCCGGACCTCGGCGTGGTCCTCGCGGCCACCGGCTCGTCACACGCGCCCGCCAACGCCCGCGTGCACGAGGTGGCCGAACGGTGGTCCCGGGTCATGGGTTGGTCCGGGGTCCGCGCGGCCTTCGCGTCGGCCACCGACCCGGACGTGTCCAGCGCGATCGCCGCCCTGCGCGCCAGAGGCGCGAAACGGGTCGCCGTCGCGTCCTGGTTCCTGGCGCCGGGACTGCTACCCGATCGGGTGATCGCCCAGGCAGGTCCGACGGTCCGGGTGGCCGCCCCACTGGGCGCTGCCGTCGAGGTGGCGGACCTGGTATTGGACCGCTATGACTCGGTCGAACGGGCCCAAGTCCGCAGCGCCTGA
- the cysD gene encoding sulfate adenylyltransferase subunit CysD: MTQTLSKHQDALDRLESEAIHIFREVAGEFDRPVILFSGGKDSTVLLHLAVKAFWPAPVPFPLLHVDTGHNLDEVIEFRDRTVERYGLRLVVASVQDFIDDGRLEERPDGTRNPLQTVPLLDSITSNKFDAVFGGGRRDEERARAKERIFSLRNAFGQWEPRRQRPELWNLYNGRHRAGEHVRVFPLSNWTELDVWRYIERENIDLPSIYFAHQREVFQRDGMWLTAGPWFGPNADEPVQELTVRYRTVGDGSCTGAILSDASDIEAVIAEVSASRLTERGATRADDRLSEAAMEDRKREGYF; the protein is encoded by the coding sequence ATGACACAGACACTTTCCAAGCACCAGGACGCGCTCGACCGGCTGGAGTCCGAGGCGATCCACATCTTCCGCGAGGTCGCGGGCGAGTTCGACCGGCCGGTGATCCTGTTCTCCGGCGGCAAGGACTCCACGGTCCTGCTGCACCTGGCGGTCAAGGCGTTCTGGCCCGCGCCGGTCCCGTTCCCGCTGCTGCACGTCGACACCGGGCACAACCTCGACGAGGTCATCGAGTTCCGCGACCGCACCGTCGAGCGCTACGGCCTGCGCCTTGTCGTGGCCAGCGTGCAGGACTTCATCGACGACGGTCGGCTGGAGGAGCGTCCGGACGGGACGCGCAACCCGCTGCAAACCGTGCCGCTGCTGGATTCCATCACGAGCAACAAGTTCGACGCGGTCTTCGGCGGCGGCCGCCGCGACGAGGAGCGCGCGCGGGCCAAGGAGCGCATCTTCAGCCTGCGCAACGCCTTCGGTCAGTGGGAGCCGCGCAGGCAGCGTCCCGAACTGTGGAACCTGTACAACGGCAGGCACCGCGCGGGAGAGCATGTGCGGGTGTTCCCGCTGTCCAACTGGACTGAACTCGACGTCTGGCGCTACATCGAGCGCGAGAACATCGACCTGCCCTCGATCTACTTCGCCCACCAGCGGGAGGTCTTCCAACGCGACGGCATGTGGCTGACGGCCGGTCCGTGGTTCGGCCCGAACGCCGACGAGCCGGTGCAGGAACTGACGGTCCGCTACCGGACTGTTGGTGACGGCTCGTGCACCGGGGCGATCCTGTCCGACGCTTCCGACATCGAGGCGGTCATCGCCGAGGTGTCGGCCAGCAGGCTCACCGAGCGCGGCGCCACCCGGGCCGACGACCGGCTTTCCGAAGCAGCCATGGAAGACCGCAAGCGAGAGGGCTACTTCTGA
- a CDS encoding phosphoadenylyl-sulfate reductase: protein MTELKKLAEWAEKELADVDAGEALAWVRDTFGDRWIVASNMQDAVLIDLAYQAKREIDVLFLETGYHFPETIGTRDAVAAVYPEVRIVNAEAEQSVADQEAEFGLLNQTDPTQCCFLRKVVPLQNTLKGYDAWVTGVRRVDAPTRANTPIVQWDDRNGLVKINPIAAWSDDRFNGYIADHGILENPLVSIGYLSIGCAPCTALPKPGEDARSGRWAGQSKTECGLHG, encoded by the coding sequence GTGACGGAGCTGAAGAAGCTCGCCGAGTGGGCCGAGAAGGAACTGGCCGACGTCGACGCCGGGGAGGCGCTGGCGTGGGTGCGCGACACGTTCGGCGACCGCTGGATCGTGGCGTCCAACATGCAGGACGCGGTGCTGATCGACCTGGCGTACCAGGCGAAGCGCGAGATCGACGTGCTCTTCCTGGAGACCGGCTATCACTTCCCGGAGACCATCGGCACCCGCGACGCGGTGGCGGCGGTGTACCCCGAGGTGCGCATCGTCAACGCCGAGGCCGAGCAGTCGGTGGCCGACCAGGAGGCCGAGTTCGGCCTGCTGAACCAGACCGACCCGACCCAGTGCTGCTTCCTGCGCAAGGTGGTACCGCTGCAGAACACGCTCAAGGGCTATGACGCGTGGGTGACCGGCGTGCGCCGGGTCGACGCGCCGACGCGGGCCAACACGCCGATCGTGCAGTGGGACGACCGCAACGGACTGGTGAAGATCAACCCGATCGCCGCGTGGTCGGACGACCGCTTCAACGGCTACATCGCCGACCACGGGATCTTGGAGAACCCGCTCGTCAGCATCGGCTATCTCTCCATCGGCTGCGCGCCGTGCACCGCCCTGCCCAAGCCGGGCGAGGACGCGCGCAGCGGCCGGTGGGCGGGCCAGTCGAAGACCGAGTGCGGATTGCACGGGTAG
- a CDS encoding ABC transporter permease yields MPQHDVTTRDDEAAVEAGLDALDTPPSATRSAGRRNLLRTTLAPIVALIAIVAVWQVLWSRAIWPEYQLPAPLAVWEQIQKVIENGDVWEFLWVSVHRAVIGFMIAVAVATPLGLLLAKVPLVRAAFGPLISGLQSLPSVAWVPAAVLWFGLTDAAIYTVVLLGAVPSIANGLVAGIDQIPPILPRVGKVLGAGRIDTARFILLPAALPGYLAGLKQGWAFSWRSLMAAELIATSPQLGFGLGQYLHNGMSLSDMSMVMAGILLIFFVGVGIELLVFRPLERAVLRARGLTGAL; encoded by the coding sequence ATGCCGCAGCATGACGTGACCACTCGGGACGATGAGGCGGCCGTCGAGGCGGGCCTCGACGCGCTCGACACGCCGCCGAGTGCCACCCGCAGCGCTGGTCGGCGCAACCTGCTGCGCACCACGCTCGCCCCGATCGTCGCGCTGATCGCGATCGTGGCGGTCTGGCAGGTCCTGTGGTCGCGGGCGATCTGGCCGGAGTACCAGCTGCCCGCACCGCTCGCGGTGTGGGAGCAGATCCAGAAGGTGATCGAGAACGGCGACGTGTGGGAGTTCCTCTGGGTCTCCGTCCACCGCGCCGTGATCGGGTTCATGATCGCGGTGGCCGTGGCCACGCCGCTGGGCCTGCTGCTGGCCAAGGTGCCGCTGGTCCGGGCCGCGTTCGGCCCGCTGATCTCGGGTCTGCAGAGCCTGCCGTCGGTGGCGTGGGTGCCCGCCGCGGTCCTGTGGTTCGGCCTGACCGACGCCGCGATCTACACCGTCGTGCTGCTCGGCGCGGTGCCGTCGATCGCCAACGGCCTGGTCGCCGGGATCGACCAGATCCCGCCGATCCTGCCCCGAGTCGGCAAGGTGCTCGGCGCGGGCCGCATCGACACCGCCCGCTTCATCCTGCTTCCCGCCGCGCTGCCGGGATACCTGGCAGGCCTCAAGCAGGGCTGGGCGTTCTCCTGGCGGTCGCTCATGGCCGCCGAGCTGATCGCCACCTCGCCGCAGCTCGGATTCGGCCTCGGCCAGTACCTGCACAACGGCATGTCCCTGTCGGACATGTCGATGGTGATGGCGGGCATCCTGCTGATCTTCTTCGTCGGCGTCGGCATCGAACTGCTCGTGTTCCGCCCCCTGGAACGCGCCGTGTTGCGGGCCCGCGGGCTCACCGGGGCACTGTGA